A single genomic interval of Rhodopseudomonas palustris harbors:
- the rsfS gene encoding ribosome silencing factor has protein sequence MPKSVAAKASRSASTRTAPVPTPEAIAPDASQFKTAPDAEATLKLILSRLDEMKAEETVTIDLRGKSAMFDYVVVATGRANRHVGAIAENVVKALKQAGIAAPHVEGLPNCDWVLIDSGDVVLHVFRPEVREFYNLERLWTQGPSPAKTL, from the coding sequence TTGCCGAAATCGGTCGCGGCAAAGGCTTCGCGGTCCGCGTCAACCAGGACTGCGCCAGTACCGACCCCTGAGGCGATCGCTCCGGATGCATCGCAGTTCAAGACTGCGCCGGATGCGGAAGCGACGCTGAAACTGATCCTCTCCCGCCTCGACGAGATGAAGGCGGAGGAGACGGTGACCATCGACCTCCGCGGCAAATCAGCGATGTTCGACTACGTGGTCGTCGCCACCGGACGGGCTAACCGTCACGTTGGCGCGATCGCCGAGAACGTCGTCAAGGCCCTGAAGCAGGCCGGCATCGCCGCGCCGCACGTCGAAGGCTTGCCGAACTGCGATTGGGTGCTGATCGACAGCGGCGACGTGGTGCTGCACGTCTTCCGTCCCGAGGTCCGCGAATTCTACAACCTCGAACGGTTGTGGACTCAAGGTCCGTCGCCGGCGAAGACGCTGTAG
- a CDS encoding glutamate-5-semialdehyde dehydrogenase encodes MTASLKAIDGSAELTTLMTDLGRQARAAARILALAPPEQKNRALEAMERAIRAGADKILAANAEDVADAKAAGTTSAFLDRLTLTPARVEAMAEGIAVVRGIADPVGTVTESWQRPNGMTIERVRVPLGVVAVIFESRPNVAADAGVLCLKSGNAVILRGGSESFRSCRAIHDCLVQGLREAGLPDAAITLVPTRDRAAVGLLLAGLDGSVDVIVPRGGKSLVARVESEARVPVFAHLEGVNHVYVDRSADLEMAKSIVLNAKMRRTGVCGAAETLLIDRAAATTHLAPLVTMLIDSGCEVRGDQTVQQVDPRVKPASDEDWDTEYLDAVIAAKLVDGVDGAIVHIHNHGSHHTDAIVAEDAQAAAKFLGEVDSAIVLHNASTQFADGGEFGFGAEIGIATGKFHARGPVGAEQLTTFKYRIHGSGQTRP; translated from the coding sequence ATGACCGCCTCGCTCAAAGCCATCGACGGCAGCGCCGAACTCACGACGCTGATGACCGACCTGGGTCGGCAGGCCCGCGCCGCCGCCCGGATCCTGGCTCTGGCGCCGCCGGAGCAGAAGAACCGCGCGCTGGAAGCGATGGAGCGTGCAATCCGCGCCGGCGCAGACAAGATCCTGGCGGCGAATGCCGAGGACGTCGCCGATGCCAAAGCTGCCGGTACCACGTCGGCATTCTTGGACCGCCTGACGCTGACGCCGGCGCGCGTCGAAGCGATGGCCGAAGGCATCGCGGTGGTGCGCGGCATCGCCGACCCGGTCGGCACCGTGACCGAGAGCTGGCAGCGGCCGAACGGCATGACCATCGAGCGCGTCCGCGTGCCGCTCGGGGTGGTGGCGGTGATCTTCGAAAGCCGTCCCAACGTTGCGGCTGACGCCGGCGTGCTGTGCCTGAAGTCGGGCAATGCGGTGATCCTGCGCGGCGGCTCGGAGAGCTTCCGCTCCTGCCGCGCGATTCACGACTGCCTGGTGCAGGGTCTGCGCGAAGCGGGGCTGCCGGACGCGGCGATTACTTTGGTGCCGACCCGCGACCGTGCGGCTGTTGGATTACTCCTCGCCGGCCTCGATGGGTCTGTCGACGTCATCGTACCGCGCGGCGGCAAGAGCCTGGTCGCGCGCGTCGAAAGCGAAGCGCGGGTGCCGGTGTTCGCGCATCTCGAAGGCGTCAATCACGTCTATGTCGATCGCAGCGCTGATCTCGAGATGGCCAAGTCGATCGTGCTCAATGCCAAGATGCGCCGCACAGGTGTCTGCGGCGCCGCCGAAACGCTGCTGATCGATCGCGCGGCCGCCACAACGCATCTCGCTCCTCTGGTGACGATGCTGATCGATTCCGGTTGCGAGGTGCGCGGCGACCAGACCGTGCAGCAGGTCGATCCCCGGGTGAAGCCGGCAAGCGATGAGGACTGGGATACTGAGTATCTCGACGCAGTCATCGCCGCCAAGCTGGTCGACGGCGTCGACGGAGCGATCGTGCATATTCACAATCACGGATCGCACCACACCGATGCGATCGTTGCCGAAGATGCGCAGGCGGCGGCGAAATTTCTCGGCGAAGTCGATTCAGCGATCGTGCTGCATAACGCATCGACGCAGTTCGCCGATGGCGGTGAGTTCGGCTTCGGTGCCGAGATTGGAATCGCCACCGGCAAATTCCACGCCCGTGGACCGGTCGGCGCCGAGCAACTGACGACGTTCAAGTATCGCATCCATGGCAGCGGACAGACCCGGCCGTGA
- the rlmH gene encoding 23S rRNA (pseudouridine(1915)-N(3))-methyltransferase RlmH, producing MRLLILAVGKLKQGPERELAERYRARFDDLGRKLGFRGLDVHEIAESRAREAPARMAEEAAAIIAQVQDGAVLVTLDERGQSLGSTAFAAQLGRWRDEQVPGTIFVIGGADGLLPELRRKAKLSMSFGGATWPHQMVRVMLLEQIYRAATILAGHPYHRA from the coding sequence ATGCGACTATTGATCCTGGCTGTCGGGAAGCTGAAACAGGGGCCGGAGCGCGAGCTCGCCGAGCGCTATCGGGCGCGGTTCGACGACCTCGGCCGCAAGCTCGGCTTTCGCGGTCTCGATGTCCATGAAATTGCCGAAAGCCGCGCCCGCGAGGCGCCGGCACGGATGGCGGAAGAAGCCGCCGCGATCATCGCTCAGGTGCAGGACGGGGCTGTGCTGGTTACGCTCGACGAGCGCGGCCAGAGCCTTGGCAGCACGGCCTTCGCCGCTCAGCTCGGCCGCTGGCGGGACGAGCAGGTGCCCGGTACTATTTTCGTGATCGGCGGAGCCGACGGACTTTTGCCTGAATTGCGGCGCAAGGCAAAGCTGAGCATGTCGTTCGGGGGGGCGACATGGCCGCACCAAATGGTTCGCGTGATGCTGCTGGAGCAGATCTATCGGGCCGCGACGATTTTGGCGGGACATCCTTATCATCGTGCGTAA
- a CDS encoding S41 family peptidase, translated as MMRKTSVILLSAVTGAALTLFVTQPRTMLMGATARAATSDTYRQLNLFGDVFERVRSDYVEKPDDSKLVESAISGMLAGLDPHSSYMDAKSFRDMQVQTRGEFGGLGIEVTMEDGLIKVVSPIDDTPASKAGILANDIITNLDDEAVQGLTLNQAVEKMRGPVNTKIRLKIVRKGQDNPIEVTLVRDNIRVRSVRARVEDSDIGYIRITTFNEQTTEGLKKEIANLTNQIGADKLKGFILDLRNNPGGLLEEAVTVSDAFLDRGEIVSTRGRNAEETQRRSAHAGDLTKGKPVIVLINGGSASASEIVAGALQDHKRATVVGTRSFGKGSVQTIIPLGSGNGALRLTTARYYTPSGKSIQAKGITPDIEVMQDVPADLKARTDTKGEASLRGHLKGADGDEKTGSQSYVPPEAKDDKALKAAADLLHGIKVNASAPADKQTTGDKAAIDKPAGNKAAN; from the coding sequence ATGATGCGCAAGACTTCGGTAATCCTCCTCAGCGCCGTCACCGGTGCCGCGCTGACACTTTTCGTCACCCAACCTCGCACGATGCTGATGGGCGCCACCGCCCGCGCCGCCACCTCTGACACCTACCGCCAGCTCAACCTGTTCGGCGACGTGTTCGAGCGCGTGCGCAGCGACTACGTCGAGAAGCCGGACGACTCCAAACTGGTCGAATCCGCCATCAGCGGCATGCTGGCCGGGCTCGATCCGCATTCCAGCTACATGGATGCCAAGAGCTTCCGTGACATGCAGGTGCAGACCCGCGGCGAATTCGGTGGTCTCGGCATCGAAGTCACGATGGAAGACGGCCTGATCAAGGTGGTGTCGCCGATCGACGATACGCCTGCGTCGAAGGCCGGCATTCTTGCTAACGACATCATCACCAATCTCGACGACGAGGCGGTGCAGGGCCTGACCCTGAACCAGGCCGTCGAGAAGATGCGCGGCCCGGTCAACACCAAGATCCGGTTGAAGATCGTCCGCAAGGGCCAGGACAACCCGATCGAAGTTACGCTGGTGCGCGACAACATCCGCGTCCGCTCGGTGCGCGCGCGCGTCGAAGACAGCGACATCGGCTATATCCGCATCACGACCTTCAACGAGCAGACCACCGAAGGGCTCAAGAAGGAGATTGCGAACCTGACCAACCAGATCGGCGCCGACAAGCTGAAAGGCTTCATCCTCGATCTGCGCAACAACCCGGGCGGTCTGCTCGAGGAAGCCGTGACGGTGTCGGACGCGTTCCTGGATCGCGGCGAGATCGTCTCGACTCGCGGCCGCAACGCCGAAGAGACCCAGCGCCGCTCCGCGCATGCGGGCGACCTCACCAAGGGCAAGCCGGTGATCGTGCTGATCAACGGCGGCTCTGCCTCGGCGTCGGAAATCGTCGCCGGTGCGCTGCAGGATCACAAGCGGGCCACCGTGGTCGGCACCCGTTCGTTCGGTAAGGGCTCTGTGCAGACCATCATCCCGCTCGGCTCCGGCAACGGCGCGCTGCGGCTGACGACGGCGCGCTACTACACGCCGTCGGGCAAGTCGATCCAGGCCAAGGGCATCACGCCGGATATCGAAGTGATGCAGGACGTGCCGGCCGACCTCAAGGCGCGGACCGACACCAAGGGCGAAGCCTCGCTGCGCGGCCACCTGAAGGGCGCCGACGGCGACGAGAAGACCGGCTCGCAGTCCTACGTGCCGCCGGAAGCCAAGGACGACAAGGCGCTGAAGGCCGCGGCCGATCTGCTGCACGGCATCAAGGTCAACGCTTCGGCCCCGGCCGACAAGCAGACCACCGGCGACAAGGCCGCGATCGACAAGCCAGCCGGCAACAAGGCGGCGAACTGA
- a CDS encoding murein hydrolase activator EnvC family protein, translated as MHAPRNTAARHHVAAGSWRPAVLLSAGLAAGLWANDVARPNGVLISSAKAQTAPAATTTAPSMADLIKQHEQELEAARAQQKSAAEQQDKLKADLAAIGADRTKLNQELIDVAAKVRAVETRISDAEARLRPLDAREAEIRTSLDARRGEIGEVLAALQRAGRRAPPALLVRPEDALESLRTAILLGAVVPELRTRAERLATDLGELIAVRQKIAAERDQLATDRSHLTTDQTRLAALVEERQRQQSAVEKDIEAERGRALTLSRQVDSLQGLIAKMEQDLKSAAKAAAAADQKGAPAAGKANLAALKDPGRLSPAIAFASAKGMLPLPVNGTKIREFGRPDGVGGVERGISLSTRAGAQITTPCDGWVVYAGPFRSYGQLLILNAGGGYHVLIAGMERISVNIGQFVLTGEPVATMGSTSRVASILAANASQPVLYVEFRKDGTPIDPGPWWAANEGEKVRG; from the coding sequence ATGCATGCACCGCGCAACACGGCTGCGAGGCACCATGTGGCTGCCGGCTCCTGGCGGCCAGCGGTCCTATTGTCCGCAGGCCTCGCTGCGGGCTTGTGGGCGAACGACGTGGCGCGTCCCAACGGGGTGCTGATCAGCTCTGCGAAGGCGCAGACGGCGCCGGCCGCCACGACGACCGCGCCGTCGATGGCGGATCTGATCAAACAGCACGAGCAGGAGCTGGAAGCCGCGCGCGCGCAGCAGAAAAGCGCCGCCGAGCAGCAGGACAAGCTCAAGGCTGATCTGGCCGCGATCGGCGCCGATCGCACCAAGCTCAACCAGGAACTGATCGACGTCGCCGCCAAGGTGCGGGCGGTCGAAACCCGGATCAGCGACGCTGAGGCGCGCTTGCGCCCGCTCGACGCCCGCGAGGCTGAAATCCGCACCTCGCTGGACGCCCGCCGCGGCGAAATCGGCGAAGTGCTGGCTGCCCTGCAGCGCGCCGGGCGCCGCGCTCCGCCAGCGCTGCTGGTACGTCCCGAAGATGCCTTGGAGTCGCTGCGCACCGCAATCCTGCTCGGCGCCGTGGTGCCGGAATTGCGGACCCGCGCCGAGCGCCTCGCCACCGATCTCGGCGAACTGATCGCCGTGCGACAGAAAATTGCCGCCGAGCGCGACCAGCTCGCCACCGACCGCAGCCACCTGACCACCGACCAGACCCGGCTCGCCGCCTTGGTCGAGGAGCGGCAACGGCAACAAAGCGCGGTCGAGAAGGACATCGAGGCCGAGCGCGGCCGGGCGCTGACGCTGTCACGCCAGGTCGACAGCCTCCAGGGCCTGATCGCCAAGATGGAGCAGGACCTCAAGAGCGCCGCGAAGGCTGCGGCCGCCGCCGATCAGAAGGGCGCGCCGGCCGCCGGCAAGGCCAATCTGGCGGCCCTGAAGGATCCCGGCCGGCTGAGCCCGGCGATCGCGTTCGCGTCCGCAAAGGGCATGCTGCCGCTGCCGGTCAACGGCACCAAGATCCGCGAATTCGGCCGCCCCGACGGGGTCGGCGGCGTCGAGCGCGGCATCTCACTGTCAACGCGCGCAGGCGCCCAGATTACAACACCTTGCGACGGCTGGGTGGTCTATGCTGGGCCGTTCCGCTCCTATGGACAACTCTTGATCCTCAATGCCGGTGGCGGGTATCATGTCCTGATCGCCGGGATGGAGCGCATTTCAGTCAATATCGGCCAATTCGTGCTCACGGGAGAGCCGGTCGCGACCATGGGTTCGACCTCGCGGGTCGCCTCGATCCTCGCGGCCAACGCCAGTCAGCCCGTGCTCTACGTCGAGTTCCGTAAAGACGGCACTCCCATCGATCCAGGCCCATGGTGGGCCGCAAATGAAGGCGAGAAGGTTCGCGGATGA
- a CDS encoding DMT family transporter, translated as MGLFAKITTASDPRTARIAGILLMLLAMLAFSFADAAGKTVVAIYSVGQLLVLRALAGLLVLSPLIWRQRKAFLQLERPGLQLARTLIAACEVAVFYLATAYLPLADVITFYLASSLFVSVGAALFLGETIDRPRGIAIVVGFVGVLIALQPSTQTMSWPALIAILASVLFAGLLLLTRFLRQTPDMVLASQQFAGTLLLGLVLAPSGWITPSATDLVWFAISGAVSAVGLLCVNRSLRLAPASVVVPYQYTMIIFAAAFGWLLFGDVPSRATVAGVAIIIASGLYLGWRERSTPRPSEGG; from the coding sequence ATGGGGCTGTTCGCCAAAATCACCACCGCGTCCGACCCGCGCACCGCCCGGATCGCCGGCATCCTGCTGATGCTGCTGGCGATGCTGGCGTTTTCGTTCGCCGACGCAGCCGGCAAGACCGTCGTGGCGATCTATTCGGTCGGGCAACTGCTGGTGCTGCGGGCGTTGGCCGGACTGCTGGTGCTGTCGCCGCTGATCTGGCGCCAGCGCAAGGCGTTCCTGCAGCTGGAGAGGCCGGGTCTGCAACTGGCGCGGACGCTGATCGCGGCCTGCGAAGTCGCGGTGTTCTATCTGGCGACCGCCTATCTGCCACTCGCCGACGTCATCACCTTCTATCTCGCCTCGTCGCTGTTCGTCTCGGTCGGCGCTGCGTTGTTTCTGGGTGAGACCATCGACCGGCCGCGCGGGATCGCGATCGTCGTCGGCTTTGTCGGCGTGCTGATCGCGCTGCAGCCGTCGACCCAGACCATGAGCTGGCCGGCGCTGATCGCGATTCTTGCCAGCGTGCTGTTTGCAGGCCTGCTGTTGCTGACGCGGTTCCTGCGCCAGACCCCCGACATGGTGCTGGCCTCGCAGCAGTTCGCCGGCACGCTGCTGCTCGGCCTCGTGCTGGCCCCATCGGGCTGGATCACGCCGTCGGCGACCGATCTGGTGTGGTTTGCGATCTCGGGTGCGGTGTCGGCGGTGGGTCTGCTGTGCGTCAATCGCTCGCTGCGGTTGGCGCCGGCGAGCGTCGTGGTGCCGTATCAGTACACGATGATCATTTTCGCTGCTGCGTTCGGCTGGCTGCTGTTCGGCGATGTGCCGTCGCGGGCGACGGTGGCCGGCGTCGCGATCATCATCGCGTCCGGGCTTTATCTCGGTTGGCGCGAACGCAGCACGCCGCGGCCGTCCGAGGGCGGTTGA
- a CDS encoding RNA pyrophosphohydrolase has product MARYEDLPYRTCVGVMLINREGLVFIGRRAGGIEHVDDTHVWQMPQGGVDPGEDTWEAAKRELYEETSVNSVEKLAEVPDWLIYDIPRTVAGRAWKGRYRGQRQKWFAARFTGADSEINVVHPGGGHKAEFTSWRWEPMHNLPELIVPFKRPVYERVVKEFSQLAAAV; this is encoded by the coding sequence ATGGCCCGCTACGAAGACCTGCCCTATCGAACCTGCGTCGGCGTGATGCTGATCAACCGGGAGGGTCTCGTCTTCATCGGGCGCCGCGCCGGTGGCATCGAACACGTCGACGACACCCACGTCTGGCAGATGCCGCAAGGCGGCGTCGATCCCGGCGAAGACACCTGGGAAGCCGCCAAGCGCGAGCTTTATGAAGAGACAAGCGTCAACTCGGTCGAGAAGCTCGCCGAGGTGCCGGACTGGCTGATCTACGATATCCCGCGCACCGTGGCCGGCCGAGCCTGGAAGGGACGCTATCGGGGTCAGCGCCAGAAATGGTTCGCGGCCCGCTTCACCGGTGCGGACTCCGAGATCAACGTCGTCCACCCCGGCGGCGGCCATAAGGCGGAGTTCACCAGCTGGCGCTGGGAACCGATGCACAACCTCCCGGAGCTGATCGTGCCGTTCAAGCGCCCGGTCTACGAGCGCGTCGTCAAGGAATTCTCCCAGCTCGCCGCGGCGGTGTAA
- a CDS encoding nicotinate-nucleotide adenylyltransferase: MTTDLAAARRAIPPFAPGMRIGLLGGSFNPPHLAHRAISQFAIKRLKLDRVWWLVSPGNPLKDISSLREIDARVAAAQAIADDPRIQVSRLEAVIGTRYTADTLRYLRRHCPGARFVWIMGADNLAQFHRWQQWQQIAAEIPIAVIDRPPTSFRALAAPAARRLMRMRIPNNKAATLADREPPAWVYLTGLKSPVSSTALRNPDGSWKT, encoded by the coding sequence GTGACGACGGACCTCGCCGCAGCCCGCCGCGCAATCCCGCCCTTCGCGCCGGGGATGCGGATCGGCCTGCTCGGCGGCTCGTTCAATCCGCCGCATCTGGCGCATCGCGCGATCAGTCAGTTCGCTATCAAACGGCTGAAGCTCGATCGGGTGTGGTGGCTGGTATCGCCGGGCAATCCGCTGAAGGATATCTCAAGCCTGCGCGAGATCGACGCCCGGGTTGCCGCGGCGCAGGCGATTGCAGACGATCCGCGCATCCAGGTCAGTCGTCTCGAAGCCGTCATCGGCACCCGCTACACTGCAGACACTCTCCGCTATTTGCGCCGGCATTGCCCCGGCGCTCGCTTCGTCTGGATCATGGGCGCCGACAATCTGGCTCAGTTCCATCGCTGGCAGCAGTGGCAGCAGATCGCGGCCGAGATCCCGATCGCGGTGATCGACCGTCCGCCGACCAGCTTCCGCGCACTTGCGGCTCCCGCCGCTCGGCGCCTGATGCGAATGCGAATTCCTAATAACAAAGCTGCGACACTGGCGGATCGCGAGCCGCCTGCCTGGGTGTATCTCACCGGGCTGAAATCGCCGGTGTCGTCGACCGCCTTGCGGAACCCCGACGGAAGCTGGAAGACATGA
- the obgE gene encoding GTPase ObgE, which translates to MKFLDEAKVYIRSGDGGNGCVAFRREKFIEFGGPNGGNGGRGGDIIIEAADGLNTLIDYRYQQHFKAQKGGNGMGSDRHGAGGKDIVMKVPVGTQIFDEDKETLIHDFTKVGERFVLAKGGNGGFGNAHFKSSTNRAPRHANPGLPGEERWIWLRLKLIADAGLVGLPNAGKSTFLSKVSAAKPKIADYPFTTLHPQLGVVNSDGREFVLADIPGLIEGAHEGAGLGDRFLGHIERCRVLLHLIDATCEHAGKAYKTVRGELEAYAETLVDKIEIVALNKIDAVEPDELKKQKDRLKRAAKKTPLLLSGVTGQGVPEALRALVAVIGEAPVSDKAIGTADNPAEAKPWAPQDA; encoded by the coding sequence ATGAAATTCCTCGATGAAGCTAAGGTTTACATCCGCTCCGGCGACGGCGGGAACGGCTGCGTGGCGTTCCGCCGCGAGAAGTTCATCGAGTTCGGCGGCCCCAATGGCGGCAATGGCGGCCGCGGCGGTGACATCATCATCGAGGCCGCCGACGGCCTGAACACGCTGATCGATTACCGTTACCAGCAGCACTTCAAGGCGCAGAAGGGCGGCAACGGCATGGGCAGCGACCGCCACGGCGCGGGCGGCAAAGACATCGTCATGAAGGTGCCGGTCGGCACCCAGATTTTCGACGAGGACAAGGAAACGCTGATCCACGACTTCACCAAAGTCGGCGAGCGTTTCGTGTTGGCCAAGGGCGGCAATGGCGGTTTCGGCAACGCCCATTTCAAATCCTCGACCAACCGGGCGCCGCGTCACGCCAATCCCGGACTGCCCGGCGAAGAACGCTGGATCTGGCTGCGGCTGAAACTGATCGCCGACGCCGGCCTGGTCGGGCTGCCGAACGCCGGCAAATCGACCTTCCTGTCCAAAGTCAGCGCCGCCAAGCCGAAGATCGCCGACTATCCGTTCACCACGCTGCATCCGCAGCTCGGGGTGGTGAACAGCGATGGCCGCGAATTCGTGCTCGCCGATATTCCCGGTCTGATCGAGGGCGCCCATGAGGGCGCCGGCCTCGGTGACCGCTTCCTCGGCCATATCGAGCGCTGCCGGGTGCTGCTGCACCTGATCGACGCCACCTGCGAGCACGCTGGCAAGGCCTACAAGACGGTGCGCGGCGAACTCGAAGCCTATGCCGAGACGCTGGTCGACAAAATCGAGATCGTTGCACTGAACAAGATCGATGCGGTCGAACCGGACGAGCTCAAGAAGCAGAAGGATCGGCTGAAGCGCGCCGCCAAGAAGACGCCGCTGCTGCTGTCGGGCGTGACTGGCCAGGGCGTGCCGGAGGCGTTGCGTGCGCTGGTCGCGGTGATCGGCGAAGCGCCGGTCTCCGACAAGGCGATCGGCACCGCCGACAATCCGGCCGAAGCCAAGCCCTGGGCTCCGCAGGACGCCTGA
- a CDS encoding divergent polysaccharide deacetylase family protein → MAADELSTPLGQKRNRWQRLRHYRLPFNATQGIAALLGVFVLTFLGFALFGNDPFGGEPVVRVEIKASPDEAKQAAPEAGKDQGGKPENAAAAAAEKKDAEPKDAAAGQKTITIIDGSKGTRQDVVVGTDSPDKAEPPAGPTTSDGINPKLLEQSRYGMIPVMAGGLKPFSAYAMTTDADRAKAERMPTVTIVVGGLGIGAARTNDAVMKLPAAVALAFTPYGSDPGKLATEARAKRHEVILQIPMEPFDYPDNDPGPQTLLTSSAPEQNLDRLNWHLSRIQGYVGLSNFMGARFVATEPAMQAIIRDAAKRGLGYLDDGTAPRSVAGTLAKSLAIPFARADLTIDQVPAGADIDKALARLESIAKERGSAVGMASALPVTIERIVNWSKSLESRGILLAPLTTAMLKSKSS, encoded by the coding sequence GTGGCGGCGGACGAACTAAGCACCCCGCTGGGTCAAAAGCGGAACCGGTGGCAGCGGCTGCGCCACTACCGGCTGCCGTTCAACGCCACCCAAGGGATCGCGGCCCTTCTCGGCGTATTCGTGCTGACGTTCCTCGGCTTCGCGCTGTTCGGCAATGATCCGTTCGGCGGCGAGCCGGTGGTGCGGGTCGAGATCAAGGCAAGCCCCGACGAGGCGAAGCAGGCCGCTCCCGAAGCCGGCAAGGATCAAGGCGGCAAACCCGAGAATGCTGCGGCGGCTGCCGCCGAGAAGAAGGACGCCGAACCGAAGGACGCGGCCGCCGGGCAGAAGACCATCACCATCATCGACGGCTCCAAGGGCACGCGCCAGGACGTCGTGGTCGGCACCGACAGCCCCGACAAGGCCGAGCCTCCAGCAGGACCGACGACCTCAGACGGCATCAACCCGAAGCTGCTGGAACAGTCGCGCTACGGCATGATCCCGGTGATGGCGGGCGGGCTGAAGCCGTTCTCGGCCTATGCGATGACGACCGACGCCGATCGCGCCAAGGCCGAGCGGATGCCGACCGTGACAATCGTGGTCGGCGGGCTCGGCATCGGCGCGGCGCGCACCAACGATGCAGTGATGAAGCTGCCGGCCGCGGTGGCGTTGGCCTTCACCCCGTATGGATCGGACCCGGGCAAGCTTGCGACCGAAGCGCGGGCCAAGCGCCACGAGGTCATTCTGCAGATCCCGATGGAGCCGTTCGATTATCCCGACAACGACCCCGGACCGCAGACGCTGCTGACCTCCAGCGCGCCGGAGCAGAATCTCGACCGGCTGAATTGGCATCTCAGCCGGATCCAGGGCTATGTCGGCCTGTCGAATTTCATGGGCGCGCGGTTCGTCGCCACCGAGCCGGCGATGCAGGCGATCATCCGCGACGCCGCCAAGCGCGGCCTCGGCTATCTCGATGACGGCACCGCCCCGCGCAGCGTCGCCGGAACGCTGGCGAAGTCGCTGGCGATCCCGTTCGCGCGGGCCGACCTCACGATCGACCAGGTGCCGGCCGGTGCCGACATCGACAAGGCGCTGGCGCGGCTCGAGAGCATCGCCAAAGAGCGGGGCAGCGCTGTCGGCATGGCTTCTGCGCTTCCGGTGACGATTGAACGAATTGTCAACTGGAGCAAGAGCTTGGAGAGTCGAGGGATCCTTCTGGCGCCATTGACAACGGCGATGCTGAAATCAAAATCAAGTTGA
- the proB gene encoding glutamate 5-kinase, producing the protein MASPKLHDFRHIVVKVGSSLLIDSAAGEVRAGWLAALAADIAELHRGGRDVMVVSSGSIALGRSRLKLPRGPLKLEESQAAAAVGQIELARTWSEVLGAHGIGAGQILVTFQDTEERRRYLNARSTIAKLLEWRAVPVINENDTVATTEIRYGDNDRLAARVATMASADLLILLSDIDGLYTAPPGNNPDATLIPVVEAITAEIEGMAGAAGSELSRGGMRTKIEAAKIATSAGTHMLIASGKIDHPLKAIADGGKCTWFLTPANPVTARKRWIAGTLEPKGTLTIDAGAVSALRAGKSLLPAGVIRVDGQFSRGDAVIVRGPDTHEIGRGLVAYDAEDAEKIKGRSSPDVMMILGITGRAEMIHRDDLVVGTAPT; encoded by the coding sequence ATGGCCAGCCCTAAGCTTCACGATTTCCGCCACATCGTCGTCAAGGTCGGCTCGTCGCTGCTGATCGACTCCGCCGCCGGCGAGGTGCGGGCCGGGTGGCTGGCGGCGCTCGCCGCCGACATTGCCGAGCTGCATCGTGGCGGCCGGGACGTGATGGTGGTGTCGTCGGGCTCGATCGCGCTCGGACGGAGCCGGCTGAAGCTGCCGCGCGGCCCGCTCAAGCTGGAGGAAAGCCAGGCCGCCGCGGCGGTCGGGCAAATCGAACTGGCGCGGACCTGGTCGGAAGTGCTCGGCGCCCATGGCATCGGCGCCGGCCAGATTCTGGTGACGTTCCAGGACACCGAAGAGCGGCGGCGCTATCTCAACGCCCGCTCGACCATCGCCAAGCTGCTGGAATGGCGAGCGGTGCCGGTGATCAACGAGAACGACACCGTCGCCACCACCGAGATTCGCTACGGAGATAACGACCGGCTTGCGGCGCGGGTCGCCACCATGGCGAGCGCCGATCTGCTGATCCTGCTGTCCGACATCGACGGGCTGTACACCGCGCCACCCGGCAACAATCCGGACGCCACGCTGATTCCTGTCGTCGAAGCGATCACCGCCGAGATCGAGGGCATGGCCGGGGCGGCAGGCTCGGAGCTGTCGCGCGGCGGCATGCGCACCAAGATCGAGGCGGCCAAGATCGCGACCTCCGCTGGCACTCATATGCTGATCGCTTCCGGCAAGATCGATCATCCGCTCAAAGCGATCGCCGACGGCGGCAAGTGCACCTGGTTCCTGACGCCGGCCAATCCCGTGACGGCACGAAAGCGCTGGATTGCCGGCACGCTGGAGCCGAAGGGCACGCTGACGATCGACGCCGGCGCAGTCAGCGCGCTGCGCGCCGGCAAGAGCCTGCTGCCGGCAGGCGTGATCCGGGTCGACGGCCAATTTTCCCGCGGCGACGCCGTGATCGTGCGCGGCCCGGACACCCATGAGATCGGCCGCGGCCTGGTCGCTTACGACGCCGAGGATGCCGAGAAGATCAAAGGCCGGTCGTCGCCGGACGTGATGATGATCCTCGGAATCACCGGCCGCGCCGAGATGATCCATCGCGACGATCTAGTCGTCGGAACGGCGCCGACCTGA